Proteins encoded within one genomic window of Bradyrhizobium sp. AZCC 1719:
- a CDS encoding alpha/beta fold hydrolase, which translates to MLDSPAPPLLDHIRKRTVRANGLDFPILEAGSGPLVLCLHGFPDHAQSWVHFLDRLAQEGYWAVAPALRGYWVGGAAPDGSYRALATGQDVLALIEALGAEQADLIGHDFGARAVYAAASLDAARVRKLVGLAVPYGKGLTTAFVADGDQQRRSWYMFFFQTRLAETAVQLNDFAFLDRLWREWSPGYVLPPADRSALNETFGQPGVLTQTLAYYRQLFTPPSDPAALALEARASGPIAVPSLYLHGEDDGCMSAQLSESMEAAFTKGFERVVMPGVGHFLHLEQPDAVLSHVLRFLKC; encoded by the coding sequence ATGCTGGACAGCCCCGCGCCGCCTTTACTGGACCATATCCGCAAGCGGACGGTCCGCGCCAACGGGCTCGATTTCCCGATCCTTGAAGCGGGGAGCGGTCCCCTCGTGCTATGCTTGCACGGCTTTCCGGATCATGCACAGAGCTGGGTTCACTTCCTGGATCGTCTCGCGCAGGAAGGGTATTGGGCCGTCGCGCCGGCGCTGCGAGGATATTGGGTCGGCGGCGCCGCACCCGACGGATCCTACCGCGCCTTGGCGACCGGGCAGGACGTATTAGCACTCATTGAAGCGCTGGGGGCCGAGCAGGCTGATCTCATCGGCCATGACTTCGGAGCGCGCGCAGTCTACGCCGCGGCAAGCCTCGATGCGGCCCGCGTCCGCAAGCTTGTCGGGTTGGCAGTCCCCTATGGAAAGGGACTGACGACAGCATTCGTCGCCGATGGCGATCAACAGCGGCGAAGCTGGTATATGTTCTTCTTCCAGACTCGCCTGGCGGAAACGGCTGTTCAGCTCAACGACTTTGCATTCCTCGACCGGCTCTGGCGAGAATGGTCGCCGGGGTACGTGCTGCCGCCTGCGGACCGTTCCGCGCTCAACGAGACGTTTGGCCAACCCGGAGTCCTGACCCAGACCCTGGCCTATTACCGGCAGTTGTTCACGCCGCCGTCTGACCCGGCAGCCCTGGCCCTTGAAGCCCGCGCGAGCGGTCCGATTGCTGTCCCGTCGCTCTATCTGCATGGGGAGGACGACGGCTGCATGTCCGCGCAGCTTAGCGAAAGCATGGAAGCGGCGTTCACGAAGGGATTCGAGCGCGTCGTGATGCCTGGCGTCGGTCATTTCCTGCATCTTGAACAACCCGATGCAGTGCTGAGCCACGTCTTGCGCTTCCTGAAATGCTGA
- a CDS encoding long-chain-fatty-acid--CoA ligase, whose protein sequence is MLGLMQEWPLLCQRIIDHAAICHPDREVVTRSVEGPIHRTNYGQIRRRALKVAQRLDRDSIVLGDRVATLAWNTWRHLEIWYGIMGIGAVCHTINPRLFPEQIAWIINHARDRVIFADITFVPLLEKLAPQLEVIERFVILTDRSNMPVTSLRGAIAYEDWIDSVDGDFAWKLFDENTAAGLCYTSGTTGNPKGVLYSHRSNVLHSLMTAQADVLGLSCNDTVLPVVPLFHANSWGLAFHAPMVGSKIVFPGAKLDGASVYELLWDEKVTFTAGVPTVWLMLQQYMESNSLRLPALRDLTIGGAAPPPAMIEAFERMGICARQGWGMTEMGPVGSIGSLKPPFADLTGAEKIAQLSSQGFSPFLVEMKITDESGEKLPHDGKAYGRLKVRGPSVAKAYYGLNDEILDKEGYFDTGDVATIDEHAYMRITDRSKDVIKSGGEWISSIEVENAAIAHPSVQEAAAIAVSHPKWGERPLLIVQLNPNMETTRADILSFLEGKIAKWWMPDDVVMDSIPHTATGKIRKSELRERYRNHLLPSASVRPATVK, encoded by the coding sequence GTGCTGGGCTTAATGCAAGAGTGGCCGTTGCTGTGTCAGCGAATCATTGATCACGCCGCGATTTGTCATCCGGACCGAGAGGTGGTGACTCGCTCTGTCGAGGGGCCGATCCATCGGACCAACTATGGCCAGATCAGAAGGCGCGCGCTGAAAGTCGCCCAGCGGCTGGATCGCGACAGCATTGTGCTTGGCGATCGGGTCGCGACCCTGGCGTGGAACACATGGCGACACCTTGAGATCTGGTACGGAATCATGGGTATCGGTGCCGTCTGTCACACCATAAACCCGCGGTTGTTCCCCGAGCAGATCGCGTGGATCATCAACCATGCACGTGACCGCGTTATCTTTGCTGATATCACCTTCGTGCCACTTCTCGAGAAGCTTGCGCCGCAACTCGAAGTCATCGAGCGTTTCGTCATCTTGACGGATCGCAGTAACATGCCCGTCACTTCCTTGCGCGGCGCGATCGCGTACGAAGACTGGATCGATAGCGTAGACGGCGACTTCGCCTGGAAACTCTTCGACGAAAACACCGCCGCCGGACTATGCTACACGTCAGGCACGACGGGGAATCCAAAGGGTGTACTGTACTCGCATCGGTCAAATGTACTCCATTCGCTGATGACCGCGCAGGCAGACGTTCTGGGCCTTAGCTGCAACGACACGGTCCTGCCGGTTGTGCCGCTCTTTCATGCCAACAGCTGGGGGCTCGCGTTTCACGCCCCGATGGTAGGGAGCAAGATTGTTTTCCCTGGCGCGAAGCTCGATGGCGCGTCCGTATACGAGTTGCTCTGGGACGAAAAAGTAACGTTTACGGCCGGTGTGCCGACCGTCTGGCTCATGCTTCAACAGTATATGGAATCAAACAGCTTGCGTTTGCCAGCGCTTCGGGACTTGACCATCGGTGGCGCGGCGCCACCGCCTGCGATGATTGAAGCCTTTGAGCGGATGGGCATCTGTGCACGGCAGGGGTGGGGTATGACAGAGATGGGACCTGTCGGTTCGATCGGAAGCCTGAAGCCGCCGTTCGCAGATTTGACCGGCGCGGAGAAAATTGCCCAGCTTTCCAGCCAAGGTTTTTCGCCTTTCCTCGTTGAAATGAAGATCACCGACGAGTCCGGCGAGAAGCTTCCCCACGACGGAAAGGCGTATGGCAGGCTAAAGGTGCGTGGCCCAAGCGTTGCCAAGGCCTACTACGGGCTGAATGACGAGATCCTGGACAAGGAGGGCTATTTCGATACCGGCGACGTCGCCACGATCGACGAGCACGCCTACATGCGTATCACGGATCGATCCAAGGACGTTATCAAGTCGGGCGGCGAATGGATATCATCCATCGAAGTCGAAAATGCCGCTATCGCTCATCCTTCCGTACAGGAGGCCGCGGCGATCGCGGTTTCACACCCGAAATGGGGCGAAAGGCCGCTTCTCATCGTTCAGCTTAATCCGAACATGGAGACGACCAGGGCGGATATCCTTTCATTTCTTGAAGGCAAGATCGCGAAGTGGTGGATGCCCGATGACGTCGTCATGGATTCAATCCCCCACACGGCGACGGGAAAGATCAGGAAGTCCGAGCTTCGTGAGCGTTACAGGAACCACCTGCTGCCCAGCGCATCGGTTCGTCCAGCAACCGTCAAATGA
- a CDS encoding enoyl-CoA hydratase/isomerase family protein produces the protein MKFEKLRNVGILTLDNPPINLVDDDLLLELGKALDEVDSSGVRAVLLHATGDHFGPGVNVKTTFSGVNSKGARKMLTRAIPIVLRLEQLDVPIVCAVQGFCFAASLELALRCDVIIASEDAKFAQVERDIGAATYLGGIYLLAERCGPARAREICLTGERYDAAVFERWNIVNRVVPRASLCTEALAWTQRFADGPTKAYAANERLLRGFLDYGTRGADELLLEIGPPLFESEDFKAGVQSVVEHGAKNFRGKVVFRGS, from the coding sequence GTGAAATTCGAAAAGCTGCGTAACGTTGGTATCCTAACGCTGGACAATCCTCCGATCAATCTCGTCGATGACGACCTGCTCCTGGAGCTCGGCAAGGCGCTCGATGAAGTGGACAGCTCGGGTGTTCGAGCGGTACTTCTACACGCGACGGGGGACCACTTCGGGCCGGGAGTGAACGTCAAGACCACCTTTTCGGGAGTGAATAGCAAGGGCGCCCGAAAAATGCTGACCAGGGCTATTCCGATTGTGCTGCGACTGGAGCAGTTGGACGTCCCAATCGTGTGCGCGGTTCAAGGGTTTTGCTTCGCGGCATCGCTCGAACTGGCGTTGCGTTGTGATGTAATAATCGCATCTGAAGATGCAAAATTTGCTCAGGTAGAGCGCGATATCGGAGCCGCAACCTATTTGGGCGGAATCTACCTGCTCGCCGAGCGTTGCGGACCGGCGCGGGCTCGAGAGATTTGTCTGACAGGTGAACGCTACGATGCCGCCGTCTTCGAGCGGTGGAATATCGTCAATCGCGTCGTACCGCGGGCATCGCTATGCACCGAAGCGTTGGCGTGGACGCAAAGGTTTGCGGACGGTCCAACAAAAGCGTATGCGGCGAATGAGCGTTTGCTGCGAGGATTTCTCGACTACGGTACTAGAGGAGCCGACGAGCTGCTCCTGGAAATTGGGCCTCCCCTGTTCGAGAGCGAAGATTTCAAAGCCGGGGTTCAGTCGGTGGTGGAACATGGAGCCAAGAATTTCCGGGGCAAAGTAGTCTTCCGGGGATCGTGA
- a CDS encoding 3-hydroxyacyl-CoA dehydrogenase family protein encodes MLRVEGTLAKNREAIAMTFKLPNDIATRPIAVLGAGTLGRRIALMLATRGAEVRLYARSAATRDAGVAFAREQLPAVLATLPGSKAGTIMGVDDMTAALKNAWLVVESVPENLELKKDIFKQIDALSEPDAILASNSSSYSSSAFADSVKNPARLLNTHFLMPPGITPIELMSCGQTDPAVIQLLVDVLPGYGLTPYVVQRESMGFIFNRIWAAIKRETLAVVAEGVASAEVVDAIYSQATGSQHGPFRLMDAVGLDVVLSIEENYAQHRLGLPEEPRILLKKMIAEGCLGVKSGRGFYDYS; translated from the coding sequence GTGCTGCGCGTCGAAGGAACGCTCGCCAAAAATCGCGAGGCTATCGCCATGACGTTCAAACTCCCTAATGACATCGCCACCCGCCCCATCGCCGTTCTGGGCGCCGGCACGCTTGGCCGCCGCATCGCGCTGATGCTGGCGACGCGCGGCGCTGAAGTGCGCCTGTATGCCCGTAGCGCCGCGACGCGCGATGCGGGCGTCGCCTTTGCAAGAGAGCAATTACCTGCCGTGCTCGCTACGCTTCCAGGCAGCAAGGCAGGCACCATCATGGGGGTCGACGACATGACTGCCGCGCTAAAGAATGCGTGGCTTGTCGTGGAGTCAGTGCCTGAAAATCTTGAACTGAAAAAGGACATCTTCAAGCAGATCGATGCGCTCTCTGAGCCCGACGCCATCCTGGCGAGCAACTCCTCATCCTATTCCTCGAGCGCTTTTGCCGACAGCGTGAAGAACCCGGCGCGCCTCTTGAACACGCACTTCCTGATGCCGCCGGGCATCACGCCGATTGAGTTGATGTCGTGCGGCCAGACCGACCCGGCTGTGATCCAGCTGCTGGTCGACGTGCTGCCCGGCTATGGCCTGACGCCCTACGTGGTGCAGCGCGAGAGCATGGGCTTCATCTTCAACCGCATCTGGGCCGCCATCAAACGCGAGACACTGGCCGTGGTAGCCGAGGGTGTCGCGTCGGCGGAGGTAGTGGATGCTATCTACAGCCAGGCGACCGGTTCACAGCACGGCCCCTTCCGCCTCATGGACGCGGTGGGCCTGGACGTGGTGCTGAGCATCGAAGAGAACTATGCCCAGCACCGGCTCGGCCTGCCTGAAGAGCCGCGGATTTTGCTGAAGAAGATGATCGCCGAGGGCTGCCTTGGCGTAAAAAGCGGTCGAGGATTTTATGACTACTCGTGA
- a CDS encoding LysR substrate-binding domain-containing protein — protein MLIVEAGSSQNMSSPALPPLTSLRAFEAIARFGSVKLAAESLNLTPSAVSHQIRSLEAHFGMQLVERKGRNIALTESGAVYAASVLNAFNELFRASDILGVRKHDRVVRVSVTPTFAMLAALPNLERFRKASSNLDLRLEARNTTVDFAMDSIDAAVQLGTPPVPGLTFHRLLRSRAAPCAAPNLLERFGPISTVKDLSKLPLIEFSTVPNSWRAWFQANDPDLPSIEPELVGDSLLTALQMARSGMGVILAPFPLVSPMITSGALKVLTLWPSFKMDSRDFYFTYRKLHETSGRIKAVHQWLKVIARDLEAESAMLGV, from the coding sequence TTGCTGATTGTTGAAGCAGGCTCAAGCCAGAATATGTCTAGCCCGGCTCTTCCACCTCTCACGAGTCTGCGCGCCTTCGAAGCGATCGCGAGATTTGGCAGCGTCAAGCTTGCCGCCGAGAGCCTCAATCTGACGCCGTCCGCTGTCAGTCATCAGATTCGATCGCTAGAGGCGCACTTCGGGATGCAACTGGTGGAGCGCAAGGGACGCAACATCGCTCTGACTGAAAGCGGTGCGGTCTACGCCGCCTCCGTGCTGAACGCGTTCAACGAACTGTTTCGCGCGAGCGACATCTTGGGTGTCCGAAAGCACGATCGTGTTGTACGCGTCAGCGTGACTCCAACGTTTGCAATGCTCGCCGCATTGCCCAACTTGGAACGGTTCCGCAAGGCATCTTCCAACCTCGATCTCAGACTGGAAGCACGCAACACAACGGTCGACTTTGCAATGGACAGTATCGATGCCGCGGTGCAACTGGGAACGCCACCGGTGCCCGGCCTGACATTCCATCGGCTTCTTCGCTCCCGTGCGGCGCCCTGCGCCGCGCCGAACCTACTTGAGAGATTTGGGCCTATCAGCACGGTCAAGGACCTCTCTAAGTTGCCCCTGATCGAGTTCAGCACTGTGCCAAATAGCTGGCGTGCATGGTTTCAGGCAAACGACCCTGATCTCCCGTCGATCGAACCGGAACTAGTCGGCGACAGCCTGCTTACAGCACTTCAAATGGCCCGGTCCGGCATGGGAGTTATTCTTGCGCCGTTTCCCTTGGTTTCGCCGATGATTACCAGCGGGGCTCTCAAGGTCCTTACGCTCTGGCCGTCCTTCAAGATGGACTCGCGAGATTTCTATTTTACCTATCGAAAATTGCATGAAACATCGGGCAGGATCAAGGCTGTGCACCAGTGGCTGAAAGTTATAGCCAGGGACCTCGAAGCAGAGTCTGCAATGTTGGGGGTCTGA
- a CDS encoding class II aldolase/adducin family protein, translating into MNAPSKHAQQAHATEKMTHGLPQPPVFSTLAEERQHRKERLAAGFRLFAKFGFDEGVAGHITARDPEFTDTFWVNGFGMSFGLIKASDLIRVNHKGEVVEGNHPVNAAAFAIHASVHAARPDSVGAAHSHSTYGRAFSTLGRKLGAITQDACAFYNDHALYEDYGGVAVELDEGQQIARALGPHKAAILQNHGLLTVGQTVDEAVWWFITMERSCQVQLLAEAAAARTGQSLKVIPEESAQQAFNILGASRTGWFQFQTLYSKIVKEQPDLLN; encoded by the coding sequence ATGAACGCCCCCTCAAAACATGCTCAGCAGGCGCATGCGACGGAGAAGATGACGCACGGGCTACCTCAACCGCCGGTCTTTTCAACATTGGCCGAAGAACGGCAGCATCGCAAAGAGCGCCTTGCAGCCGGCTTCCGGTTGTTCGCCAAGTTCGGGTTCGATGAAGGCGTCGCTGGCCACATCACCGCGCGCGATCCGGAGTTCACCGACACATTCTGGGTGAATGGCTTCGGCATGAGCTTTGGCCTGATCAAGGCGTCTGATCTTATTCGGGTCAACCACAAAGGCGAAGTTGTCGAAGGCAATCATCCGGTCAATGCGGCTGCTTTCGCGATTCACGCGAGCGTTCATGCTGCCCGGCCCGATTCTGTGGGCGCGGCGCATTCGCACTCCACGTACGGCCGGGCCTTCTCGACCTTGGGTCGAAAGTTGGGGGCGATCACGCAAGACGCCTGCGCCTTTTACAACGACCACGCTCTGTACGAGGATTACGGCGGGGTCGCGGTCGAGTTGGATGAGGGTCAGCAAATCGCCCGGGCGTTGGGGCCTCACAAGGCGGCAATTCTGCAAAACCATGGACTTCTCACGGTCGGCCAGACCGTTGATGAAGCTGTGTGGTGGTTCATCACGATGGAGCGGTCGTGCCAAGTGCAGTTGCTCGCTGAGGCGGCTGCTGCGCGAACCGGGCAATCTCTCAAGGTCATCCCTGAAGAGTCAGCGCAGCAGGCTTTCAACATCCTCGGTGCGTCGAGGACAGGCTGGTTTCAATTCCAGACCCTCTATTCGAAGATCGTTAAAGAACAGCCGGATCTGCTCAACTGA
- a CDS encoding class II aldolase/adducin family protein, giving the protein MNIQTSPGNVSHDVLAAEERLVREDLAALYHVFFDLGWCEHIYNHITARAPGPDKHFLINSFGLAYNEVTASNLIKIDLDGNKVVDVPGRVNAPGFTIHSSVHAARDDAHFIAHTHTTAGVAVACTDEGLSHHSFYGAMLYEQIAYHDFEGISTDLGERERLVKSLGNKNYMILRHHGLLTCGRTAAEALFRMTILQRACEVQLAAATFGKSWRPLSEEVLRRTTRQMQSEVAKGFDEKTSFGQDSFEAYRRALDAKGSRYRD; this is encoded by the coding sequence ATGAACATCCAAACCTCACCTGGAAATGTCAGCCACGACGTTCTGGCGGCCGAGGAACGGCTGGTCCGGGAGGATCTCGCCGCGCTGTACCATGTCTTCTTTGATCTAGGCTGGTGCGAGCACATCTACAATCATATCACCGCGCGGGCACCGGGTCCCGACAAGCACTTTCTGATCAATTCATTTGGGCTGGCGTACAACGAAGTCACAGCCTCCAATCTCATCAAGATTGATCTTGATGGGAACAAGGTTGTAGACGTTCCGGGACGCGTCAACGCGCCGGGCTTCACGATCCATTCTTCGGTTCATGCCGCGCGCGATGACGCCCATTTCATCGCCCACACGCACACGACGGCCGGTGTGGCTGTTGCTTGCACGGACGAGGGGCTGTCGCATCATAGCTTCTACGGCGCGATGCTTTATGAGCAAATCGCGTATCACGACTTCGAGGGCATTTCGACGGACCTTGGTGAGCGCGAGCGCCTCGTAAAATCGCTCGGCAACAAGAACTACATGATCCTGAGACATCATGGTCTTCTGACATGCGGGAGGACTGCCGCGGAGGCACTGTTCCGCATGACGATCCTGCAACGCGCGTGCGAAGTGCAACTCGCAGCTGCAACGTTCGGCAAGAGCTGGCGGCCCTTGTCGGAAGAGGTTCTGCGTCGGACGACGCGTCAGATGCAGAGCGAGGTTGCAAAGGGCTTCGACGAAAAAACCTCCTTTGGGCAAGATTCGTTCGAAGCATATCGTCGGGCGCTTGATGCAAAAGGATCGCGCTACAGAGACTAA
- a CDS encoding ketopantoate reductase family protein, with the protein MRILVIGAGALGGYFGARLLAAGRDVTFLVRPARAEALRTNGLVIRSPAGNLNLPSPPTVTSERLKGYYDLILLSCKAYDLDGAIQSFAPAVGDNTVIIPFLNGLRHIEVLNARFGEERVFGGQCAISATMSANGEILHLVDLHTLGFGEQNKARSKRRDEIIAELSGANFIAEASHNILQDMWEKWVFIATAAGSTCLMRASIGDIVAAGASGLVMNFLDECSGIAAGAGFEPRPAFMERTRSIFTMPGSPLMASMLRDIEKGSQTEGDHVLGDLLGRAKAGQIPVLLSAAYAHVKSFEARRAREAGK; encoded by the coding sequence TTGCGGATACTGGTAATCGGCGCCGGAGCGTTGGGCGGATATTTTGGCGCTCGGCTTCTGGCCGCGGGACGTGATGTCACGTTCCTGGTGCGGCCGGCCCGTGCAGAAGCGCTCAGGACGAATGGGCTTGTCATCAGGAGCCCAGCCGGCAATCTCAATCTGCCATCACCGCCGACCGTGACATCCGAACGGCTGAAAGGCTACTACGATCTGATATTGTTGAGCTGCAAGGCCTATGATCTCGACGGTGCCATTCAATCGTTCGCCCCCGCGGTGGGAGACAATACGGTCATCATTCCCTTTTTGAATGGCCTGCGTCATATCGAAGTACTGAACGCCCGCTTCGGGGAGGAGAGGGTGTTTGGCGGTCAATGCGCCATCTCGGCCACGATGTCTGCAAATGGTGAGATTCTCCATCTCGTCGATTTGCATACGCTGGGGTTTGGCGAGCAAAACAAGGCGCGATCGAAGCGCCGCGATGAGATCATCGCTGAATTGTCAGGTGCCAATTTTATTGCCGAGGCCAGCCACAATATCCTGCAGGACATGTGGGAGAAATGGGTATTCATCGCCACCGCCGCGGGCTCGACCTGTCTGATGCGCGCCTCGATCGGGGATATCGTCGCCGCTGGCGCATCCGGCCTTGTGATGAATTTTCTTGACGAGTGCAGCGGGATCGCGGCCGGGGCAGGATTCGAGCCACGTCCGGCCTTTATGGAACGCACGCGATCCATCTTCACAATGCCAGGCTCGCCGCTGATGGCGTCCATGCTGCGCGATATCGAGAAAGGATCGCAGACGGAAGGCGATCATGTTCTGGGCGACCTCTTGGGTCGGGCGAAAGCGGGACAAATTCCTGTCCTTCTCAGCGCGGCCTATGCGCATGTGAAGTCTTTTGAGGCGCGTCGCGCCAGAGAAGCCGGCAAGTAG
- a CDS encoding alpha-hydroxy-acid oxidizing protein: MAGGCGNEHTQNINVSAFERWGLIPRMLVGAAKRDLSIDLFGMRLPTPLFMSPIGVIGLCAQDFRGDIATAKAAQKIGVPMMASTFSSDPLEQVAAEFGDTPGFFQLYTPNDREVAESLIRRAEAAGFKAIVVTLDTWGHRMAATGS; this comes from the coding sequence GTGGCCGGCGGCTGCGGCAACGAGCATACGCAGAATATCAACGTGTCTGCATTTGAGCGGTGGGGTTTGATCCCTCGCATGCTTGTCGGCGCCGCCAAGCGGGATCTGTCGATCGACCTTTTCGGGATGCGGCTTCCAACCCCGCTCTTCATGAGCCCTATCGGCGTCATCGGATTATGCGCGCAGGATTTCCGTGGCGACATCGCGACGGCAAAGGCTGCGCAAAAGATCGGCGTTCCGATGATGGCGTCGACCTTCAGCAGCGATCCGCTCGAGCAGGTGGCTGCCGAATTTGGCGATACGCCAGGCTTCTTCCAGCTCTACACTCCCAACGATCGGGAAGTAGCCGAGAGCCTGATCCGCCGGGCCGAGGCAGCGGGATTTAAGGCCATCGTGGTGACTCTGGATACATGGGGTCACCGGATGGCGGCCACGGGATCTTAA
- a CDS encoding alpha-hydroxy-acid oxidizing protein, producing the protein MHGHVLSNYFSDPVFRSRLQKPPEEDFQAAIMQWAKIFGNPLTWDDLPWLRSLTKLPLVLKGICHPDDARRAIDAGVDAIYCSNHGGRQANGGIAAVDLLPGVVKASGNTPVLFDSGIRSGTDVIKALALGATAVGIGRPYAYGLALDGVEGIVHVLRCILAEADLLMAVDGYPSLADLHPSSLMAVG; encoded by the coding sequence CTGCATGGGCATGTTCTCAGTAACTATTTTTCGGATCCGGTGTTTCGCAGCAGGCTGCAAAAGCCACCCGAGGAAGATTTTCAAGCGGCGATCATGCAATGGGCGAAGATTTTCGGAAATCCTTTGACCTGGGACGATCTTCCCTGGTTGCGCTCGCTGACCAAGCTTCCGCTCGTTCTCAAAGGCATTTGCCATCCTGATGACGCGCGGCGCGCGATCGATGCCGGCGTCGACGCCATCTACTGCTCAAATCACGGCGGCCGTCAGGCAAACGGCGGCATTGCTGCGGTGGACCTGCTGCCTGGCGTTGTCAAAGCCTCAGGCAACACGCCCGTTTTGTTCGACTCAGGGATACGATCAGGGACGGACGTCATCAAGGCTTTGGCGCTCGGCGCGACGGCTGTTGGGATTGGCCGGCCGTACGCGTATGGACTCGCACTGGACGGCGTAGAGGGTATCGTTCACGTACTGCGATGCATTCTGGCTGAGGCGGACTTGCTGATGGCCGTCGATGGGTATCCCAGTCTCGCCGATCTTCATCCATCCTCGCTGATGGCGGTTGGTTGA
- a CDS encoding iron-containing alcohol dehydrogenase, translating to MRKTGVHNFPAIDRVIYGKAASDALNEEAERLNAKRVFLLASRTLNTKTDEIEKIRRALGNKHAATFDGIAQHTTRKQAAEVAHHAKDARADLIVAVGGGSAIDLAKIVIMAMEHDIRDEAGFDPFPMGPGVNVSPFRSPAVRQIAIPSTLNGGEYNAAALVTDERHKLKQIFFHPQMSPVAIILDPALTLHTPSSLWMGSGTRSMDHGIEALCSPAGTPLADEVVLAGIRILREGMLRTLQQPDDLEARRLSQHGSWLASFGLQARVPMGASHGIGHVLGGTFDVPHYYCTPVIMPSLLRYNKPFTEDAQKRLAAALGGPGMEAADAFAEFTKSLGLPGRLADVGIGEDKFGKISTIAINHRFVQANPRPFKNEADIVDLLRMAA from the coding sequence ATGCGGAAGACTGGTGTACACAACTTTCCAGCAATTGATCGTGTCATCTATGGCAAAGCTGCGTCTGACGCTCTGAACGAAGAGGCAGAGCGACTGAACGCAAAGCGCGTCTTCCTTCTCGCCAGTCGAACCCTGAACACAAAGACCGATGAGATCGAGAAGATCCGTCGAGCGCTGGGCAACAAGCACGCGGCGACCTTTGACGGAATTGCGCAGCATACGACGCGCAAGCAAGCTGCCGAGGTTGCCCATCACGCTAAAGACGCAAGAGCCGATCTGATCGTGGCTGTTGGTGGAGGTTCTGCCATCGATCTCGCAAAGATAGTCATCATGGCGATGGAACATGATATCCGCGATGAAGCCGGTTTCGATCCATTCCCCATGGGCCCGGGCGTCAACGTCTCTCCGTTCCGTTCGCCCGCAGTCCGCCAGATCGCGATCCCATCGACGCTGAATGGTGGCGAATACAATGCCGCAGCGCTCGTCACCGATGAGCGTCACAAGTTGAAGCAGATATTCTTCCACCCCCAGATGTCGCCGGTGGCGATTATTCTCGACCCTGCCCTCACCCTTCATACGCCTTCGAGCCTTTGGATGGGATCGGGAACGCGCTCGATGGATCACGGTATCGAAGCGTTGTGCTCGCCCGCCGGCACCCCGTTGGCCGACGAGGTCGTCTTGGCCGGCATCCGCATCCTGCGTGAGGGAATGCTCCGGACCTTGCAGCAACCTGATGATCTGGAGGCGCGGCGACTATCTCAACATGGCTCTTGGCTTGCGTCCTTCGGTCTTCAGGCACGCGTCCCGATGGGAGCAAGTCACGGCATTGGCCATGTGCTTGGAGGGACCTTCGACGTTCCTCACTACTATTGCACACCTGTTATCATGCCGAGCCTGCTTCGCTACAATAAGCCATTCACCGAGGATGCGCAGAAGCGTTTAGCGGCGGCTCTTGGCGGACCAGGTATGGAGGCCGCAGACGCCTTTGCGGAATTTACCAAAAGCCTTGGATTACCTGGCCGCCTTGCTGATGTCGGTATCGGCGAAGACAAGTTTGGCAAGATCAGCACGATTGCAATCAATCATCGCTTCGTACAGGCCAATCCGCGGCCTTTCAAAAACGAAGCTGATATCGTCGATCTGCTACGAATGGCCGCTTAG